The genomic interval GTTTTTAACTTCAATTCCTAAAACAAATAAATGCGAAAAGATGGCACCTGTCATAACGCCAATTCCGCCTAAAGCGCCTAGCCACGTTGTTTTAGGAATCAAAATTAAAATCGCAAAGATCAGTTCGGCAATTCCAGATCCTAATCGTCCGTAAGGTTCAATCCCTAAAGTCGAAAAAATATAAACACTTTCCGGCGCTCCTGTAAATTTAAAATATAAAGTCTGCAGTAAAATCACCGATGCTGTCAGTCTCAAAACCCAGGTTATTATTTGTGTTTTCATAACCTTAGTTTTTATATATTTTTTTCCAATTCGTATCTGCTTTCTCTTTTAAATTATCCTGATCCTCGTTCCAGCTTTTCAATGTATTATTAAAATAAGCATTGTAGAACAAATACAGTTTGCCATCGACAATTTTAAAAGTTTCCGGATTTATTTCGACTTTTTCACCAGTACTTCCCATAGCATAAGCACACCAGCCGCCATATTGAGGTTCGTATTTTGATGGATTTTTTAAGAAAGCATTTTTATTTTCAGCAGAAGAAAAATTATAAGTCACGCCCTGATACGAAACCGAAATTTCTTTTTTCCCTTTAACTGCTTTTCCCTGATTAAAATATCCAACAGGATCATAACCCTGAATACCTACTTTGTTTTCTAAATTATACTGGCTGATTCTTTTTGCATCGTTTTGAGCAAATGAACTACCTGAAATTAAAATCAATAACAATAATACTAGCTTTTTCATCTTTAATTTATTTTAAGTTTTTTAATACTGATACCAATAATTCTGTTGAGATACGTTGTTTAAAATCGGGTGCGATATATTCAAAAAGTATATCAGCATCGGTGTTTACTACAAAAACAGATGGAACTGGCAGTAAGCTGTTATTGATTCCATTAGAATGTACGTTAATTACTTCTTTGTAGTTTT from Flavobacterium sp. carries:
- a CDS encoding YHS domain-containing (seleno)protein produces the protein MKKLVLLLLILISGSSFAQNDAKRISQYNLENKVGIQGYDPVGYFNQGKAVKGKKEISVSYQGVTYNFSSAENKNAFLKNPSKYEPQYGGWCAYAMGSTGEKVEINPETFKIVDGKLYLFYNAYFNNTLKSWNEDQDNLKEKADTNWKKIYKN
- a CDS encoding DoxX family membrane protein produces the protein MKTQIITWVLRLTASVILLQTLYFKFTGAPESVYIFSTLGIEPYGRLGSGIAELIFAILILIPKTTWLGALGGIGVMTGAIFSHLFVLGIEVKNDGGLLFTLALITFLSCLGLLYLNKNKIINLLKTK